A stretch of DNA from Lycium ferocissimum isolate CSIRO_LF1 chromosome 4, AGI_CSIRO_Lferr_CH_V1, whole genome shotgun sequence:
ATAGTCAGAGCCAGTAGAAAGGAATAAAACATGTAGTAGTAAAACTTTTGTTCTGTGTGTTCCATACTTTCATTAGAGTAGCATTTTATCATCATCTATGTCTCAATCCCAAGCAAGTTGATGCCAACTTTATGAATTCTCTCACAGATTATATCACTCCATTTAAGTTTATCTCAGACCGATAATtacaaagtaaaaaataaagaaaaagtatttgaagtttcctatATTTTCTAAGATTGTTTTATCATAGAAAGAAGCATATAACATTTTTCGTCTTGCAGAGTTATTCACCTGCGGACAACAGGTTTGATCTATGCCAGTTTCTGTACAATGTCAGCTGGCCTTATCATTTTCGAAAGATTGATAAACTTGTGAATAAGCTTGCTGGTGATAGAGGGATGGGTGTTATGGCAGCAGGCTGAGGCGAAGGGCTGGCGTTTAACTCTAACTTCATGATTTGGCTCAAAGTGCACCTTATTTGGAGAAACTGGATTTTCAATGCTTTCCAAGCAGTGGTGGAGCCATGATTTTTCACTAGGGGGTTCAAAAACataaaagagtaagaaacgAGGAAGCCAatgggttcaacatctactatttatacataaaaataattttaatcttgtatatacatgataattttttgccgaagggtttcgggtgaacaccctggcTACCACTTGGCTCTGCCCCTGTTTCCAAGTATTCAGTTTTCATATAGTAGTCTATTTATGTcgaattactttttttttccttgtattttaaaaaatcaatataACCCTTCTCAGAGAAATGAAAACCTTCATTTGCGCGGTCTGTTGTTTAAATAGATGAATTTATTCCCTAGAGTACCAGACCTTCGTCAATGACACAGCAACCTTTCACATTTTCTTTCAGATTAATTATGAACGAAAATATTCATATTTTCCTTTGAAGGTCAAAAAGTGAAGGGGATATAGTTTCTCAACCATTAAAGTTACGGGACAGTAAATAGGGTTTAGTGAAATCCAGGTAGGGAGTGTTTCCTCAGAAATGGACCCGACACGGTGCGAATCCAAATATAGTCGGGCTGCAATACGGGTACCGAACgctggtgaaaaaaaaaaaaaaaaaactctactAATACAAAGCAACAAATAGCAAAATGAGTGATTTAAACCAAAACTCTTTGATCAATTAATGAAAGCAAAGTCAACCAAGTTTATTTCGCTAGGTAGGGAGCGAGCTCCTACTTCATTGGATGTCTGATGAAAATGGGGGCTATTCCCGATCCTTTTCTTTTAGTGCTTCGACCCGAAGCGATAGCTTCTAGCTAGTTCAGTGGATaagatttttaactttttatacactagcaattttaatttttttatacttaAGCCTATTTTTACCTATTATAACAGGTTATTTACTTTACTAGGTTATCAAATTAGGCTATTATTATAAACAACTAGTATAAGTTCACAGAAGCAAAATTGTATTCTAATATTGcttgtaaaaattattttagtaagATGTTAGTTTGATTCAACCTTGTtgttttttatcaaataaacaaacatattaaacatgttttttttttttggtgaattgctggaaacattaaagaaacAAATATTTTAGGCCGTTGCCGCTCAAGATCCTTTTTTCCCTCCAAAAGTTTCTCATGTACTGACAGTAAAGTGACAATCTTGTACTTAAATCAGTTTATCAGGGGTACTTGAGTAATTACACCCACAGCAGCAGAACTGACGTCCAGTTTATAAACAGACATCTGTttcttaaacaaaaaaaaaaagaaaagaaaaaaaaagacaccaCCTTCGCCAACGTTCGTTCTTCACACTTCGGTCTGAAAAACCTTAAACGACAACTTGTGAATAGTTTATGGAAACCGAAATGGATGTCGACGAGGtgtcaattttaattctttttcaaattttcattttttttttcaagtcgaGGGTCTTccagaaacagcctctctacctcacgacatgaggtaggggtaaggtctgctaCATTTTACCTTCTTCGGATCCCACCTATGTGATTacacttgttgttgttgttgttgttgttgttgtttcaagaCGTTATTTTTAGTCTTATACTCCTAATATATAGGAGTGAGGACAACATACAGAGATTTTCCCCACCGATAACGtgaaatttgtgttataaaatatgattttctcACCGAATTAGCTCAATGCAAAAAAGTATGGTGGGAAACAGGTTCTATTGAAAcgctgaattttttttaaaaaaaatttctgtGCGTAAATACTactattttccttttctcaCCGATTCAATCAATATCTGGGGAAATAGCCATTGAACATATTTTAGCGGGAAATTTCAGTGGGGAAATAacgattttttagtagtgggaGTATTACTAGTattagtattaattttattGGCATTTTTCTGATTATTTCGGTATGTTATTTTTTCTGTTGTAGAGATTAACAGCCTTGAAGAAGGCGTCTGCAGATATAATCTTGAACACAAAGAAGGAGGAAGCAGCGAGGATTATGATGTGGGAACAGAAAGCTCAATGTTTTGAGAAAGAGCTGCATGTGGTGAAAGAAAAGGGGCTACTCAGGTTGATGAGGCTCAAACAGATTATGGATGCTAAGGTGAACTCTATTGAACACTATGGGTGTGTTCAGTGGggtgttttccaattttttcatgtttggttggtcaaagtTTTTGGAAACAAGTTtcttaaaatgagaaaaatgactccactagaaaaacaagttccacaagtgTCATGCCATATTGTTTGTGTCCTCCCACCCACCAACACACCCCATCTTCACCCCACCATCGTAGCCCCCATTCCCACTACCAGGGGCGGATTTAgtaaattacagtgtatatttagggtAAGTTTTCTgtgttcatgtacatatattaacttttgaacaccctgaacaaatgcaaaaggcTAGGCCAAGTGGTCCAGTTatttttccgaacaccctgagtggaaatcctggatccgccactgccCACTACCCCACACCCCTACCTCCCACCCCCACCTCCCATagtatatatttagattatatacaaatactTTTAGGACAATTTATTTTGCTTAcgtaccaaacacaagaaaataagtgagaaaccacttattttcctagaaaacatttttcatggaaaatattttccttcataccgaacacaccctaaattTCTTGTTACTACtctctattttaatttgtttgtcttactttggAAAGGAATGCCTCTTTTTGGTatgtttcaaaaagaatgtctctttcttttttggcaactcGACATGTTTGAGACCACAAAATTAAAGGTCACTTTGGTAAATTCTACATATTTTTGGTTAacaaccacaagattcaaaagtcttctttactttcttaaactccgcgCTAattcaaaaccagacaaacaagttgaaacagagggagtagtatttatcttttaaattaGATGATTATCagagataaatatatatagttatcTTCTAGTTTAGTTAGGATTCTTTAGCAGTTTGATTTAAACAAGGGCCGAGGAGAACTCGAGATAGACACATCGGGTAGATTTGGGTGCATGTTTATTTTTGGAGTATGGTTTAAGCCAGGTTTAATGTAAACATCCAAATGTTCTTCTAGAGGTATAGTCTTGTGTCTAGCCAAATAATTTTTGCAACGGGGAGTAATTATTTAAAACTGATGTGAGTGGACGGGTTAATTAGATAAACAACGTGGTGACATGCGAAGGACCAAAACATTCGTTGAAGAGACACTTCATGTAAAAATGTTCTTGCAGTTTCTTTAATGTGACAATGTGTACGCTCACTAAGAGAAACTCTTTGAGGCATATAGGATGGAGTAGAAAGATGTTTGATACCGTGAAGGAAAAGATATGGTCAAGACTTTTTGCTGTCCTTCACCATCGGTATAAGGCGATAGAATTTTGGCATCGAAATGTTTTATTGAAGGATGGGATTGTTGAAAAAGCTCTttgacttcatttttttttttttttttttgggtagtgTGTAGAGCCAAGTGTTTCTTCTGTAAAGATAAAAAAGATGCAACAATACGATCTTTCATCAAGAGATAAAACAAGAAAGGGCTCTCACAAATcactaaaaataatttaaagtgGTTTAGAGCTTTTCAGAGTCATTTTGTGAAATGGATGTAGATGAGCTTACATGTGTGCTTGTGGAGGTGAAATGGGCCACTCATGCAGTCCATTTTTGTTCTGGATGCCAACGGTGTCTGCATTTTGAGATCTTTACAACAAAACGAAAAGGAAGACATTCAACAGATGTTAGATTAGCCTAACATACTTTGGAAATAGAGATAAGATTGTGTTTAATGGCGGGAGCACATAGAGTGCGAGTTAATTGTGTTTAATGGCGGGAGCACATAGAGTGTGAGTTATCTTAGAAACATCATTTGATGCCTGTAACTGTGTAGAACCAGTATGTGAAATGGAAATTTTGTTACCATCGCCCATGTAGACATCCTGGCTGCTGTGATACGGTTGCTAGTTGGCAGCAGAGTTGATTAAGGATTGGCAGTGGTATTGAGTCAGAGATGTAATTGGCTTTGGCCACAAAAGTGATTGTAGGACTTAGATTGGTAGACACTTGTAACATGGCCAATCTGGTTGCATAGTTTACATCGAGTAACAACAGTAGTGTTATGGTTTTTCGAGGACTGAAATAGTGGATTTGATcatttatcaaaaaataataataataagataaATGTCGAGCCtttttgtttctattttttGATAAGGAGGGAGGAGAGACAAAGGGAAGCTTTTCCCATTTTTGATTTTACGAAGCTTCTTTGATTCTCAGTTACAAAAGAAACTTCTGTGACTCTTGATTCCTCACTGGCTAATTATTTAGCATATGTAAGCAACATTaacttttctcttttccttatATATCATTCTTCCAGAAGACATCTTGCAAACATATTCTTTGCTGGTCCTCCACTACTTTTTCCATATCTTATTGATCTGTCCTTTTTGACAGATTATTGAAGCAGAGATGACATCGTTGAGTCAACAGAAGAAGATCGAAGAACTTGAAGCTCAACTTGAGGAAGCAGAAGATATTGTAAGTGATCTCAGGGTTGAGTTGAGAGAAGTTGAAGCTGAACTTGAGAGAGTCGGCAGCGAAGAGAAAGAGGGAAAGCAATCACAGGATCTTGATACTACTAATCCTGGAGAACTAACAAAGGTGAACGCAGTTGTATTGCCTCCAGAGTCACAGGGTGATTCTGTGACAACTTCTAATACGGAGGTCAACAGTATGAACCAGAAAATTGAGGGTTACCATTCTTGTCATACAAAGATTAACACGGGAAATTGTTATGTTGCTAGTGCAGATTTACCCTCTATAAGTCTGAAAGATGAAGTGCCAGAGTTATACCAAAATGGACATACACAGAGAATTCATGCTGCTGAAGGAAATCCGTCAGATAgggaaatcatgcataaagaAACATTTTCCGAACACTCTTCAAAgatggaaataatttttttgagagaTGAATCGACTCTAGCCACAGGCAATGCTCCTATTGAAGATCCTTCTGAGATGGCCCTAGGATTTTTCAAAGGACAAGGCATGAAGCTGGGATATGCAGAAAGTTCTGATGATAAATTGCAGTCTATTGATGCTTGTGGTGTTCCTTATGCCAGAGATGAGCATGAGGAGTTAAAGGGAAAGATGGatctttcagaacaagatattgAAAATATTTGCAATCAGTTGCTCTTTATAAAAAATCTTTGCAATCAGCTGTTAAAGTCAGAATCAAGGGCGTCTGATGTAGACAATAGGGTTCCTAGCCAACCTCTAAATAATAGAGTGATTAAGTACACATAccaaagaaagaggaagagagaaTTGTTGAGTGCATCTGATGAGAAtgcttcaattccaaagagcCCTTCAAAGAACAAGAATGTATTGAAACTACATAGTTTTTTGGACACACAGGATGAGTTCAGTGACAGAATCATCTCGTGACAGTTGGCAAATGTCATTAGGTTGCTCAACAGgttggttatttatttattacttatctATGCCATTGATGTTTCTGTTGTATACCTATCTTTGTTAATATGCTGATTTGACTGGTACACCTTCAATATGAGATACATATAGAAGTCTTCCCTCGTGTGAATCTGATGACATTATGAGCAGGCTGGTAGAGCTCGTCCAACTATTATAATATgctttattccatccaaaagaAATATTATGAGAAAGGAAAGGTGACAAATTTTGATGTCATTTTGATTACTTGAAAACTATAATATATGAAAGAGGAGAAAACATTGAAGTTCTGTCTATTTTTAGATCTATGTAGGGAATTGTCCTGGAGTTTTGAGAATATGTTGCAACTCCATGAAGATTGGTCTGTTTTCTGGACTTACTGACAGCCTTCCAGGCTTCCACAAATTCTCACAATTCATCAGTTCCTAGCGTTTACAAAGTTTATACTAAGGAGGTCTCATTCTAGTGGCAAAGACCAACCTTCTACTCTTAAAAACTTATTAGCCGTTTGTGTTTGACTAAATTATTTGTGGAACACTTTTGTTAATATTATAGAAGTTATCTGTGTTTGGCCAATCTTTCCAGAAATATTTTTGAGTGCAAAATTATGAAAAGTGACATGTAAATATTCACTTTACAATTAATATTACTAAATAGATAAATCATTGGAAATATTTATTATGAGACTTTaattaagaaattcaatttcattttatcaaaatatttataaaaaaatcaaaaaaaagaaagagagggagcaTGTTTATGAGACTTTGGtcgtaaatgtgttgttgacaacatttgtgtttttttggttgaaaaatgAGCACGTCAAGTTTCCCAAAAAAGTTTGGCTAAACACGCTATTAAGCTTCTTCATAGAAAGATGTTATAGGAGTCGGAACAAATTTATTCCTTCAGGATAAATTTTTCAAGTAAGAACATTTTGGAATAATGAATGTATCAACTCTGTTTGTTGCAACGAGCAAGTTATGCTGGTTTAATGATCAGTACTGTCAGCAGGTTGCCATTATGCTTTGCATCTGCGACAAAGTTTGATGGCTGTTAAATGTGGTAGAGTAGTTTTAAATTTCTGGAAATATGTTGTACTGTCTTTTGGATGCTCATATCTTCCCTGTTTGTTCTTGACAGCTAGTTCCTTTATCTAAGAAGAAGTGCTAGTGAAATTAGAGTGTGCCATGTCTTCTGTGCCGGAAAATGTGGAATGTCTTCTGTCAGCTATTTCTGAAATCCACCTTTTGAATATCATGTCATTAAGGATGGAGGTCTAGGAGTGGGATGCCCGATTGAAGTGATTACAGGCATGATGTCCAGCAGAGGCGGATTTGGCCTTAGAGTAGCGGATTCACGTGAATCCTAACTTTTTCCCAAATCATGTATTTGTATCAAGAAATCCACTAAATTAGGGAACCCAGTTTTTATTGTATATTAACTTGAGATTGCTGTAGGAACTTGtaaacttcaaattttgaatccgCCTCTGATGTCCAGTAAGTGAACTGTCATTATCATATCGTTTGGATTCTGTCATTGTACAATATATATAGCTTTCAAACTTATTGTTGTTCATCTATCCTGTTTAAGTAGTTTAATCTGTTTTAAGTAGTTTAATCATCCTTTTCCATATTTAATTGTGAATTATTTGTTGATAAAGATTGGCACTTccaaagatatatgttgggataCATCTGTTGATAGAGAACCACATTTTTGGTGGTTTCTTGTGGGATGTTTGTTGATTCCTTTGGCATCCCTTGTTCTGTTAAAAGAGCTGAAGTGTTCATTTGAGGATTTTGACTGTGACAAAGGAATATAGGAAAGTAATGATcattctctttcattttttacaccatcaaaaataacaaacaTAATAAACAAATTATCAAGAATATAATCTTGGTACCCGAtacaaaataacaaataaatcaaaatattatttgatgATACATCCACGTTATCTTCTCGGCAGGTCACATACATCCAAATCAAAACTTCAAAAAGAAATGTTGACGCTCAAGTAAAGTTGTGAAAAAAAACCTTCAAGctcaagtggaaaaaaaaaaatgttcacgCTCAATACTAATGGAAGCTGCACTCATGGCTCATGTGGTGGAGGTTGTCCATTCAGAGATAGCCAAGGGAGATACATTTTTATTCTATCCCCTTGGACATGGAAGAAGTAACATGGCTGAAGCAGCAGCCATGCTTTTGGAATCAAATGGTGTGCTAACAAGAAACTGATTCTCTTTTAATTGCTAAATGCACAAAGAGAGAATGGAAAATTTCTTGGAGAATCTTAAATTTCATTGATGAAATTCAGAGATTAATAGAAGAACATGAATTCCAAATCAACCATTGCTTTAGAGAAGCTAATCGACCAGCTGATAGATTGGCTAATCTGAGTCATAGCCTTGAAGAAATCTAGATGTTCAACTCTTTTACTGAGCTTCCAAAGAACATCAGAGGTCTCATTAACACGGATGGATGAAATCTTTCATCTTTCAGAATCAAACAAGCCAAACCTGCTCAAATAGTTTATGAACCACCttgaattcaatattttaatttgatttttggttagGACATAGATTAGTCTCACGTCAATGATCATGTACAAAGTTTGGTATACCAAACTCTACTATGTAACTTTTTGCACAGAAATGATCAACGGAAACATAGTGgacgtttggccatgaaaaccaaattttttttaaaaaaaattcactttatttgaaatgagttgaagatggagttgtgtttggttgtaGTTTTTTCAAAGAATATTTGTTTGAATGAATATTAGTAAAAgtggaaaaaggtgaaaaaagtgaaaataaattttaggtgttttccaaattcaacttcaatttttatttgaaattttcatggccaaacactaattttcaaataaagtgaaaaaaaatccggaaaaaagtgaaagttTCTCATGGCCATTTctaagaaattatgaaatgccaactttctAAGAAATTAAAGGTATTTAAATggtaaatgaaaaaaatatatattaccaGTAATTTTTCGTCGATTTAAATTGTAACATTccaaccaaaaaataaatattttcgaGAGGAATATGGATGATTAAAACAAATTCAGTCCAAAACATGTTGTAAAATAGATGAATTAAGCAGGattaaatagaaaataacaaaaagaaaaaacgtCGTAATCATAAACCAAACCCCTCTCAAGTTGGGAAATAATAAGAGGGGTTTTGTGGTTTTGCATATTGCAGTCTCATATTTCAATCCCAAAAGTAGAAAATGGGAGCAGCAAGCAAAGCAGGGGACTTGGTATTTAAGGCCTTCGTGGGGGGACTTGGCGTCACCACCATTTATCTCACTGCTACTTTCTCCGCTAACGTCTACCGTGGTCTCTCTTGGCATAAAGCCCAATCGGTACCCTCCACAATACCCCTTAACAcacttattatatttttgttgatCGAAACCCTAATTGTGGGGTTCTAActgatgatttggaaatgataatttatagttttgtttttattttgtgaAGATATCTCGATCCATTTTTTAGTAGCCCCTTCTTGATCTTCCGTCATGCTTATTTGATTTGTCTCTGTATCTAATGTTACATGGATTATTTAACTTGCCCATGTAGAACGTGTGTGGTATGGATTAGGTTGGGTTGGGTTGTTGAAAATACTCTTAAAACTTAGTCAAGATTTAGACTACCCGAATTACCTACCCTTAAAATGAGTCGGTTGAACATAGTTACTAATACGTTTTTCATGAAGGACGTCTTCTAGCAGTGGAGGCGCTACCTATTGTGAAGGTGTTCAATTGAATACCCCTgtaaaattatattgcataaataggataaaaatagtttcttttatACTTTTACGTTGTCGAATCCCCTGGACAAATGGTAAATATTATATTGCACCGCGCTGCCCTTTTTTTGGCTTGAATTCCTGGCTCTGCCACTGTTTCCTAGTACAAATTAAAAGACTTGACCTTGATTTT
This window harbors:
- the LOC132052431 gene encoding uncharacterized protein LOC132052431 isoform X1 — its product is METEMDVDERLTALKKASADIILNTKKEEAARIMMWEQKAQCFEKELHVVKEKGLLRLMRLKQIMDAKIIEAEMTSLSQQKKIEELEAQLEEAEDIVSDLRVELREVEAELERVGSEEKEGKQSQDLDTTNPGELTKVNAVVLPPESQGDSVTTSNTEVNSMNQKIEGYHSCHTKINTGNCYVASADLPSISLKDEVPELYQNGHTQRIHAAEGNPSDREIMHKETFSEHSSKMEIIFLRDESTLATGNAPIEDPSEMALGFFKGQGMKLGYAESSDDKLQSIDACGVPYARDEHEELKGKMDLSEQDIENICNQLLFIKNLCNQLLKSESRASDVDNRVPSQPLNNRVIKYTYQRKRKRELLSASDENASIPKSPSKNKNVLKLHSFLDTQDEFSDRIIS
- the LOC132052431 gene encoding uncharacterized protein LOC132052431 isoform X2, with the translated sequence MMWEQKAQCFEKELHVVKEKGLLRLMRLKQIMDAKIIEAEMTSLSQQKKIEELEAQLEEAEDIVSDLRVELREVEAELERVGSEEKEGKQSQDLDTTNPGELTKVNAVVLPPESQGDSVTTSNTEVNSMNQKIEGYHSCHTKINTGNCYVASADLPSISLKDEVPELYQNGHTQRIHAAEGNPSDREIMHKETFSEHSSKMEIIFLRDESTLATGNAPIEDPSEMALGFFKGQGMKLGYAESSDDKLQSIDACGVPYARDEHEELKGKMDLSEQDIENICNQLLFIKNLCNQLLKSESRASDVDNRVPSQPLNNRVIKYTYQRKRKRELLSASDENASIPKSPSKNKNVLKLHSFLDTQDEFSDRIIS